Below is a window of Camelina sativa cultivar DH55 chromosome 11, Cs, whole genome shotgun sequence DNA.
TTCGTTGCAGGGTAAGGTAAagtatctatctttttttttttttcccctcgtTCGATTACTGTCTTTGGATTCTCGTTGATTTCTCTATTCtctcgatttgttttttttttgtcttattctCCACCGTCAGTTGAATTTCTCAACGAAATTTCCAACCTTTCGGTTAATTCCTATTCAAACCCTttggatctgtttttttttcggGTCCAATTACTAATTTTCTAGGTCTCGTTTCGTGTTTTGAGcaaaatttgggatttttgaTCGAATGTATCTGATGGTCAATGATATTTTTGCCTAATCAAGTTGTCCCGATAAGTTCGATTGCATGATTTGCAATTCGTAAAGGTTTCATCGTTTCCATGATTCATGCTCATAGCTGGTAGAAGACTTTTATCCCCTTTTGACTCTCGTTAAGACTATGTGGTTGTGTGTCACTATTGACGAATCAGTCTCTTCCCCCTTTGTGGCCCTTCCGTGTATCTGTTTGAAATCTCAGTTGATTCCTCTTCTTAGATTTTTCTAATTGCTCGTAAGATTTCACATTGTTATTCAAAAGCTCAAGTTCGAATACAAGTAGGAAGATCATAGctatatacttttgttttatgatctttttatttgtatCCTATCTAGTGTCGAGTATCAGGCTTATTACCCATTGTAAAGAGAGGCCCTGTTTTGGTTCTCTGCTTTTGCTAGGTTGGGCAGATGGTTATAAAGTGAAGCAGATTTTGCTTCTCTGCTTTACTTAACATTGTAAAGTGGAGCCATGACACTATTCATAAATCAGTATATTTCTCAGTTGATTCCTGTCCTTGAGTGTGTATCTGTCTTAAAGATGATAGCTTCGTTTCCTGGGGAATCGATCTGGTCTTTTGTGATTTCTAGATTTGTGTCTTTTCTAGTGTTGAGTTTCAGGCTTATATCTTTTTGTAAAGTGATGCACGTTTTGGTTCTCTGCTTTTGTTAGGTTGGGagagtttttggttttagaagaGACTAATGGCTGGAGTACTAGCTGGGGAATGTTCTTACAGTGAGAGTGGAGTTTCATCACACTCAAGGAATTCTCATGAAAAGCAAGAAGAGGTTTCCCGCTGGTATTTTGGAAGGAAAGAAATAGAAGAGAATTCGCCGTCAAGGTTGGATGGTATTGACTTAAAGAAGGAAACATACCTCCGCAAATCTTACTGTACGTTTTTGCAGGACTTGGGCATGAGATTGAAAGTGTAAGTTCTTTTTTAACCTCAACCTAGATTCCTTTCTGTGCATTTTTCCATTTTAACTGCTTCATGCTGGCTTTGTCTTTCTTGACATGATCATTTGTCCAATCCGTCCCATCAACATTGTCTACTGATAATAGTTTCCCCTCTACATTTACAGTAGGTTTTATATAATTGGAATTTGATTTGCTGCTGATGGTTTTAGGCATACCTTTGTACTGAAAGTTGTTAAAGTTTTGTTCATGTTATCtcaatgtttctttctttgacatgattacaaaataagagACAGTTATTAGTGGTGAAGACATTGCTGCCACACTGTCTAAATTTTACTTCATGTCGTTGTAGTCATGGTTTTTGCATTGTTCAAagctttcagtttttttttcttatcttggaAAGTGGCTAATATAGTTTTCCAATCAGTCCCCAGGTTACAATAGCTACAGCGATAATCTTCTGTCATCGATTCTTCTTTCGCCAGTCACATGCAAAGAACGACAGAAGGGTGAGTTTATTGTTTTGCACCTGAACAAATTgaatgctttaaaaaaaatatgaattttgtcTGTGTTGTTTGAACCACTTTGCTGTAGTCTGGCTAGTATAGAATTCAAGGTATTGAAATGTCTTGGCTCCTTAGTATTCTCTTATATATTGGCTCCATCTCTTTGCCATATTTCTTGGTGGTTATAGATAGCTCACTAGTCTATTCTCACTGATAGTTTTACTGTCACTTTGGTAGaggtttttctttgatttgtgattgttggTACTGATTTATTTCTTCTAGAGTGGAAAAAGTACTTAAATCTTTACTGAGCTCTCTCTTTATGTTATTTCTACAGACCATTGCAACTGTATGCATGTTCCTTGCTGGAAAGGTTGAGGAAACTCCACGGCCCTTGAAAGACGTTATTTTTGTCTCCTATGAGATTATAAACAAGAAGGATCCTGGTGCTTCGCAGAAAATCAAGCAAAAGGTATTCCATCTTACTACTGAACCTTCTCAAATCTCTTGCCTCCATTTAGCTAGTTATAGATGAATGTATCATTCTTTCCCCATAGACAGTATTCTGTTTTATTTGACATTGAGGTTTTAGTCCTGATTTTGCTTCGTTGTTTTGTAGAACCATGCTCCTTTAGTCCTGATTTATTTTCTGTTGGTCAGCATATCAAAAATGTATTTTGATGTATATCATTTTTGCAGGAAGTATATGAGCAACATAAAGAGCTTATATTAAACGGAGAAAAAATTGTTCTTTCTACTCTAGGCTTTGACCTCAACGTTCATCATCCTTATAAACCCCTTGTAGAGGCAATAAAGAAGTTTAAGGTTGCACAGAATGCTCTTGCCCAAGTTGCATGGAATTTTGTTAATGATGGGTACGTTCAAGTACTATTTCCTACTAAAGCTTCCAATAATTCTATGTGCCTTGTATTTTCGTCTTCATACAATGAAAGTGGCTTGCAGTCTACGGACATCGCTCTGCCTGCAATTTAAGCCTCACCATATTGCGGCTGGTGCAATATTTCTTGCGGCCAAGTTCCTTAAAGTGAAGTTACCATCAGATGGAGAGAAGGTCTGGTGGCAAGAATTTGATGTCACTCCCCGACAATTGGAGGGTATGTTACATGATGAAATTGATTTGACAACTCTTGCTTCCATGTTTGACTTTCATTCCCTTTTTGGATTGATTTCAGATGTTAGCAACCAAATGCTGGAGCTTTATGAGCAAAATCGTGTCCCTGCATCTCAAGGGAGCGAAGTCGAAAGTAGTGTAGGTGGAGGGTCAGCTCAGCGGCCAGGCTCCAGAAATGCAGTTTCCACCGATGAGCATGTTGGTTCTAGGCAAACATCAGTACGTTCAACCCATGAACATTCAAATTCTGATAATCCTGGGAGTTCATCGAAAGGAGTACTGAATCAGAACAATGATAATGGGGTTGGTGAGGCAGTCAACGTCAGTGTCGATAACAAAGAGGtgatagagagagaaacaaaagaaagcagcCTACATTCTGAAAGTCATACAGCCGCCCATAAGGACAGTGCGAGAGAAGCCCCCCATAACTCTAGACCTTTAGTTCAGGGACCTGGGAAAGACAACTCAGAAAGAGAGGGTGGAGAGCTTCAAGATGATGGTGCTGTTCATAAATCTAGAAATGTCGAAGCTGGTGATGTCCCAATCAGCCAATCGCCAAAAGACTTGAAATTGCTTCGAGATAAGGTGAAGGCTAAACGAGAGAAAGCTAAGAAGTTGCTAGGTGAAAGGACAAGGAAAAAGGATTTGATGGATGAGGATGATTTGATTGAAAGAGAACTGGAAGATGTGGAACTAGCTGTTGAGGATGAAAAGACGAAGGAAAGGAAAGTACAGAGCAGACCAAAGGTCGAGAACTCTGATACCATGGGCACAGAACATGGTGAGATTTTAGATGTTAAAGGAGAAGTCAAACATACAGAGGAAGGCGAAATGGTAAACGATGTGTCCCCGATGATGCATagcagaaagagaaaaatgggAAGCCCTCCTGAAAAGCAGACAGAAGGAAAGAGACGCCACAATAGTGAGAATGGTGAAGAAGGCCACAACAAGACGAGCAGAGGTAGTAGTCACCATGGTGATAGAGAGCACAGAAGACACTCACAAGAGAATAACCATTCATAAGAGAGGTAATGATTATTAAAACTGCTACTCTTTATATTCCATCTTGTGGTCTTTTTAAAGACCTTTGGCACTTTGATGCCCAACCATGTGAACTTGACTTCTACATGGGTCGGTTCAGTCGTTGGAACCAATGCTCAGTGTATTTTatgttgattatatatatatatatgtggcaTTTTTGCACTATCCAACGGCTTGAACAAGGACTCATCATCCGAAAAGGATATTGAGAAGCATATATAATTAGGTTTTCCCTTTAATAACTACTTCATGCTAGGTTACTTCTAAGTATGCATTAACACCTGCTCTTTTTTCTCTGTCTAATCTAAAACCGGGCAACGGTTTGATTCTTCTAGGCAACTTAATACTTTCCATCTTTTTGTTGTGTGCGTTATACTTCACTTTGCTTCCATTTTCTCATTGGGGAAAAAGTTTCCTCTACTATGGTAAGATTAGAGTCAGGTCATAGGAAGTATAGATTGTGGTTAAATCAGCTTCATATAATAACTCTTTCTTGTTACAGTAATTGTTCAACTGAGTTTTACTTCTTTGTGGCTTCTCCAGAATTTTGTTATTACAATGTCTGTCTAAAGTTATATACGATGTAAAAGAGAAACCTTTGTATGGTATTGAGTGAATTATGTACTTTAACTCTTAAAGattctgttattttttaatttttctttcgaATGAGTCATGTTCTTATTTGTCCATAATTATACCATCTCAGAAGTAACATTGAATTGAAAAGAGGATAAAAGCGATAGGAATAAATGTGTAAGTTGTGAAGAAACATAATTCGATCAAACAATCCAAAAGGGGCgagaagaagagataagaaaCCATAACCACAAAAAGTTGAAATCTTTACGTAAGgacccaaaaattaaaaatttacagtatctatctagagagagagaaaagtctAAAAGCTCGGTACTTTACTTTATGGTAATAGCATAAATGATCATTATCAATGGAGACGTTTTTGGTATGAATCAGCAGAACGTAGTAGCCATGGAAATTGCTTCTTGTTCGATTCTTAAACTTTCTTGTACCACAAAGACTTCTCTTCTCAGTCGATACCTGAGCGAGCGATCCTCACACGACACTGGAAGACGcaatttcttgtctttttccaATTTCCCAGGAAAACCCCAGATTCTCGGAACATGCTTGCGATTGCAGAGATACTCTTCGGTTTGCTTATCAGCGAGCCGAGAAGATGTAAACCCTTCTGAAGAATTCGCCGTGATACTTGAAGTTGATGGGTAAGTAAGTTCCGATTAAGcaaaaaagcttcaaactttctGATGAGATTGTTATGGGTTTGAAGCAAGTTCTTGGTTTTGGTTCAGCGATAGTTAacttttgattcttttgtttggttctgTTTGTTTTCAGGGTTATGATTGATACATGGTCCAGTAATCGCCAAGCTTTCAATGTAGGTGCGTCTTAAAATCACCCATTCTTTTAGAGGAATTTTACAAAGTGAATAACCTACGAGCTCTGTGCTCagagattgtttttatttttttttgttttttctgatgTTGTTGCTTCTTATTGTGAATACTAGCTTTTCAAAAACTTGGGCTTGATTGTGCAAATTGGCCTGAACCAGTTTATTCAGACCTCTTAAGGTATGCCATCTAAGTTTGTGACTTGTGTTTTCCGCTTGGTTTTTGGTTCATTGAAGTTTGTGAAGTTTGCTTCAAACTTCGACAACATTTAGTTTGAGTTCATTTTACAATTGCATTTCGTTGTTTAACCAGAAAGGGTGCTGCTGATGAAGAGAAAATCTTGCTTTTGTATTTCAACCAAGTATGTTGTCAACTTTTTGCTTAAACATCATTACCAAGTTCCACACAGTTATCAAAGTCTggcatcttctttttttttctcacttgtTTGTCTCCCTCTTTTCAGATTGGTTGGCCTTCGTCATTGCCAACCAGTGAGAAAGCAAGTTTTGTAAAAAGTGTACTGCGAGAAAAGGTTGCATGCATACTTGAACAAAATGCTATTCTCTTTGAAGTTAAGGTCTGATAACTCCATCGATTTCTTAACTCCCAACTTGTTTGTTGGCAGAAAAATGCAATGGATGAGTTTCTAATGTCGAAAAGTTTACCTCTGAAATCTGGAGTCCAAGAGTGAGTCTTTTAGATATATGGCTGCGGATCTCTCTTGTAGACTACAACAAAGaactagagtttttttttcttcttcttgtactTGTAAATTCATAGTCTTACTTTTTTGAGATGTAGATTTATCGATAATGCATCAACGGAGAGAGTACCTGTTGCTATCGTGACAGCCTACTGCAAGAGTGGTGACAAAGTAGCCCTGTAAGTAGTTAAAGTAGCCTTTAGTTCTGGCTGCTCAAAATGCACAAATATCAGTTCTTCTGGTGATCGCTAGGGTTCATATGCATATGATTTTGACGTGATATTCTCAAATGATTAATGTGTTGGAAACAACAGTATCCCTAGGAAATAGCTTCAGAATCTTGAGGTTTCATGTTGTTTCCTTCTTGTGATTGTATAATCTCACATATTAGAAAGACCAAATAATGCAAGGTGAAAAGTAGTACTTGTGAGGAAAGTAACATAAGTAAAATCCTACGTAGATATTTAATCTGTTATTTCTAAACAAGTTTGATCGTTCCTTATCTTTATGATGCGGTTATATAACAGATCCATTGTCGAGATGCTTGGCCAAGAAAGACTTCCAAATGTGAAGGTTATTGGAGACAATGAGGTCGAACAGAGTATGTATGGACAACTTGTTCTTGGCAAAGGAGTTTCTTCAAGTCTAGAGGAGCAACTAGTGAAGGAAGTAAAAAAAGCAGGTATAGATCTCAGAGTAAATTTgcaaattcttattttaaatcTAAGAATCTCCCCTTGTTACTGTAGTAGATACTAGATAACTAGATATCTGATCCCCTTAATTTTTTGTCTGACTAGCGTCCGCTGAGAAACAGAGGATAGCAGAAGAAGTTGCATCGATGCTAAAGCTCAGTGTTGATATTAACACAACCTCATCTGAGAGGTGGGACTTTCTGTTCTTCTCTATAAAAATTCCAATTCCATACCTTGACAAGATAAGTGTTgtgttctcattttcttttctacttTCTCCAGATTGGAAAAGATTGTTGTTGCATTGCGTGCTGCTGCGGAACACATAGGATTACCTGTAAAAAACTGTATACTTGTTGCTGGTAGCCAACCTGGAGTTTCTGCTGCAAAGATGATAGGCATGCCGTGTGTAGTCATGCGAAGCAGGTATGATGTTCGGTTTGTGATGTCTCTTTTTGGATTGTTGTTGCTTATTCTACTCAGTTAAAAAGCCTGAAAGGTGCTTCTGTGGAGCATTGTTCGTTTGCTCAGTTTCTTTACCATTCTTTTTGCTTGTAGTTTAACTGCAAGAGGTGAGTTTCCATCAGCAAAAGGCGTAATGGATGGGTTTGGAGGTGCAGACCTTACAATCCCTAAACTTAGGAACAAATTTAAGACTTGAAGAAACCATACAAGAAAGTTGTCTAAAGTTCAGAATCTGGAAAATACTGTCGAGTTTATGCTCACTTCTCGAAGATTTTTTGTGAAGTTTTCgacttgatatatatatctataactACATGTTTGTACAACTTGATTCTTTGTAATGTACTGGACTACTGGTGCGATTAATTTTCCGACATCATCAACAAACCTCTACTCAAAACTAAAGTCCCACCCCTTTAATTTTCATAtagatttgtaatttttaagtCTAGCCTCAAGCAGCAGTTGAGAAGACTTGTGATTTAGAAGTTGGAAGTGTGGTGTTTCTTAAAATGATCTTTGGTCATGACACCACCAAAAGTTTCCAAACCAAGTGACACATCAAGAAGAACAATGTCCCTCACATCTCCAGATAGAACACCAGCCTGAAATCAGAGGCCAAATAGCATTTTAGTGATATAGCTCATCCAAGTACAATGAAAAATTCTTATTACAAAACGTGAAGATTAGATGTCAACAAGAACAGAACACACCTGAAGCACTCTTGGATATTGATAAGGTGATCCTTGTTGGTGGATCCACACGTATTCCACCAACTGTTCAAGAACTCGTAAGGAAAAGAAGATGCTGAGTTGCAGAGTTTCAGATAGTGATTGTCCTATAATCGCAGGCTCGCAGCCACTCTGTTCCTTTGTCCAATTGGATCCAACGTGAGAAGCAGAACAAGAATCCTGGAGTTGTCGAATTCGTGAGATTGTTTCCAACTTAAATGGCCCCATGCCTCAAGGCGATTTCTCTGCTTACGGTgttgcttccttcttctcccaGAAGCATTTTGTCCAACACTTGGTAGGCATTAAAGTCCAGCTTACCATCAGATGATATATTTTAGCTTGAATCGAAGCAAAATCAAACTCCAATGTTGCAATCGACCTAATGAAACTTGGAAACCTCAACAAACACCTCATCGTCACGTTCATCAGCCAGCATAAATCTCAAATACAGTAGATGAAGAGTAACAGACTCCAGCAAAGCCTCTGGCTTACTCAGAGTCAATATATAGATGAAGAGAaacttcctaaatttttttttcactacttTTACGCTTCTCATTCTCGGAAAAAGGAAATACCAAATAGGGACTAAATCGTAATTATAGTATTACCCTAATCATCTATGTTAACTTGACCACAACGGCTATAATTTAGTTACTAATCACAATAATTAAACCACTAAACTCAAACACAAGAacggaaaaaacaaaatacccTAACCCTAGTAAACATAATAACATTACACCGCCCTTTTCCACGATTTCATATTTCacaacaatctctctctctctctctcttattccAATCCTCTTTTACGACTCTCAAGTCTCatccatctctctttctctaaattCATTCCGATAATAATGGAAACCAAACCAGTCGACGTTGATGTTCATGTATCGGGTTGGTCTCATCTCTTGTCAGAGTTCTTAAGCGATGTAATAATCAGTCGAGACAGAGAATTCGAGGAACTTATCATAGACAAGAACGATGACAGTGTAACGAGTTTCAGATCTTACCCAGACGATACTTCTCCTTCCGACCCACTCATCTATCTCAAGTTTGAAAACTTCGAACCAAACTACATCTACCAACTTGTTCTCAGCGAACTCCACGATCGTGTCATGTCCAAACAAATATCCGATCAGATTCTTGTTAAAGCCCAACAACTCAGAAGTCAAAGTTCTGACTTGACACCACAACAACACTTATACATAATAGTCACCATCACATTGACACAGAAGGAATACATCGTCGTGCCTTGTACAACAGATCTGGTGGACAAAGAGAGCGAAGCAGAAGAAACGAAGACTTGTGCGATTTGTTTGGAGAATTTGTTGGAGTCGGGATACGAGGTTGAACGACTCTACCCCTATGCCTAATTGCTCGCATCTTTTTCATGAAGAATGTGTCATCGAGTGGTTGAATCGACAAAAAAAACCCATGCCCTCTCTGTCGCCAACCTGTTTACACGTAACAGAGTGAAACAGAGTCTAGTTAGGGTttcaaaacatgtttttttttttttttgggtgtggtTGTAATGATTTAGTTAATCCTCGTGTCCGAAGTCtaattagggtttcaatttttgttattattttatttttgttgttgtgattgtaGACGTGTAATTGTAGTAGTGATAATTTAGTTAATCTAGCTAGGGGTTTCACAATTGTTATAGTGCTGGTGATTTTAAGGTACTCATAAGGGTGTAttgtttattgaaaatttatatactCTTTGACTTGAAATTCACACTATTAATTCATTCAAGATTGATTTTGGTATGCAACACAAATCTTTAAACTTGGACTTTTGCGTAGagattaatgatatataaaaaaaattggattttgagACAAATATCAAATCACCAGAGAGGAGAAACAATTCACTATATCTACGAAATAACAACTTAAGAGTTTCTAAAGCAACCTGCTGGCAcgtgagtttgagtttactcGCGGCTGTTGCAGCACCTAACTATTGTTATTTGCTTACTGCAGTGCAAGAGAACAGGGGATACACATTGATGAAATGGTTCGGCAATTGAAGATTTCAAAGAACAAGCTCTAGTGCGCTCTTTCTCCTTATAACATCTGCAAAGTTGTTGAGTTCAtgagtttgcttttttttttttttttgggtggtaTTCAGTCATTGGAAGGTGATGGTTTAATATACTCAACAATTGATGAGTATCATCACTTGAAACATGTCGAGCTTTGAATGGatcaccaaaaccaaaagaatgtGTAAGGCTCATATGTTCTTGCCAATGACACAAAATAGTTTAGCTTCCTTTTTCCTCTCATGCTCAATCCTCTTCCTTCGTTGTCAATCACTCTTTCCTGTTTTGTTATTGTGTTTGATAAAGAGGAAGTGAAACTCTCTAAGGAACTGTGGAATCTCATACGCTTTAAGTCTATCACTGTTTCTTCCAGTGGAGAGTCACAAAGATGTTGATGAGAGAGGTCCATCAATTCACCAACNNNNNNNNNNNNNNNNNNNNNNNNNNNNNNNNNNNNNNNNNNNNNNNNNNNNNNNNNNNNNNNNNNNNNNNNNNNNNNNNNNNNNNNNNNNNNNNNNNNNNNNNNNNNNNNNNNNNNNNNNNNNNNNNNNNNNNNNNNNNNNNNNNNNNNNNNNNNNNNNNNNNNNNAAAGAGGAAGTGAAACCCTCTAAGGAACTGTGGAATTTCATACGCTCTAAGTCTATCACTGTTTCTTCCAGTGGAGAGTCACGAAGATGTTGATGAGAGAGGTCCATCAATTCACCAACTCGATCGCATGGGATTCGAATGAGATGAAGAAGTGACATTGTAAACTTTAAGCTCTGAGACACCACAACCGTGCTTTGCCATGGCTGCTATTGCAGCGTTCACAACCATGTCAACTGGTATAACGTCTAATAAAGCTCGAGAATCTCTCCAGAAGTCATCAAGTTGGCCTTTGGCATAGGCCACTATGATTGGATCTgtcattctgtttttttttttcttgttattaaAAGCCAAATGTTAGTTTCAGTTAAAACCACAAGCTAATTTATTATAGTcccttgtaaaaaaaaatttttaaaccTTCATCCTTGGATCCATCCAGGGGAAGGCTCCTTGTAAGAGCTCTCGATAATACTAGGCCTTATGATCACCACAGGCAAATCTCCTCGACTGCTGTGAATTATAGTCTCCCCCATGGCTTTTGTGAATGTGTAACTATTTTCCCACCCATAGTGTTGAGCTCTGTTTCTCATAACATAACAGACAtattatttcagattttggtACATAAGATAAAAGCATATAGTAGGTGCTGCAGAAAGTAAAAATTTCACGTGTATGTATTGTCACCTTTCAAAGCCGAGTTCTTtcagtttcttgttttcttcgcTGCCATGGAACTTTTTTACAGCTTCCGAAGCTAGTTTTAGCTCTGATTCGATGTTTAAGTTAGAACTTATGTTTTCTCCGATACAGAGAGGAGTCTCTAGTACTGTCCCCTCTTTCTTCCCAGTCACGTAAGCtacatatccaaaaaaaaaaaaaaaaaaaaaaNNNNNNNNNNNNNNNNNNNNNNNNNNNNNNNNNNNNNNNNNNNNNNNNNNNNNNNNNNNNNNNNNNNNNNNNNNNNNNNNNNNNNNNNNNNNNNNNNNNNNNNNNNNNNNNNNNNNNNNNNNNNNNNNNNNNNNNNNNNNNNNNNNNNNNNNNNNNNNNNNNNNNNNNNNNNNNNNNNaaaaaaaaaaaaaaaaaaaaaaagtttctgatAACGCTCTCTTCAGAAACCTTATACTCGgccaaaacaatatttaaaaactcATACCAATTGAAAAATGGaggaaaagtttcaattttttgcatTCTTTTCCGAAGCTTAAGAGCCTATCAGGTCCAAAAGCATTGACATTTAGGGCAGAATCATATCTGTTTCCGTTTGTTTGGATTAAAAGAAAAGTCATCCATTACTACAGTCATAATTTACACGAAATGAAAAAACGagcaagaagaaacagaggaaacaccTGTCGTCGAATGTTGTACGACCTTTACAACCACAACTGACAATGACATCAATCTCATCACTAACCATGCCCGCTATTTCAGATTCGATCCCTAGATTGTCTTCTCCAATGTCTCCAATTACTGGAATCAACTTGCTCTTCATGAAAGCTTCATAAGAGCTCCCGTTGCTTGTGGCGACGAGATTTGTGGTGGCCATCTTTTAGTTATCAACAACAAGAGTAAACTGAAagcttttcatttgttttttatatagagaaaattaCCTAAGAAGTAAGAATTAATACGGTTAGGTTATATGGTTGGACCTTGTCCATTGACATTTACTATTGTGTACCGGAGCTATTAATTCTAAAAGAGTACGAGGGACTGTCGACCCAAACAAAAAGTGTAAGAGTACACATATGAATCGGGTTTGACAAGAAGCTTTCTTGTAATGAACGgaacatattaaatatatacaatcaaactaatcAAAGCGTTTAAAGGTGAACAAACCACTGTGTTTGAGGCTGAGTAGTTGAGTGCTTTATAATACTGAtgaacataattttgtgaacgtATTTTGGTTGAGCTGGCCATGATCTCATCATGAATAGTTTGTGAGCAATGGAGATCTAAACAAAAGTTGCATATAGAGCAACGATAGAACCAATTGAATTGGATACTTTTTCCACACCATGTTCATTTATCAGATTCGATAGATCCGAACTTCGTAGGATCAGACGTGTTGGAGCCACACAAAAATGTGGTGCAATAAGATTCATAATTAACCAGAGTTGTATAACCACCACATGAAAAACAACCAGAGTTGGTGTTTCCACCGAATCTAGGGCAG
It encodes the following:
- the LOC104724898 gene encoding cyclin-T1-5-like; protein product: MAGVLAGECSYSESGVSSHSRNSHEKQEEVSRWYFGRKEIEENSPSRLDGIDLKKETYLRKSYCTFLQDLGMRLKVPQVTIATAIIFCHRFFFRQSHAKNDRRTIATVCMFLAGKVEETPRPLKDVIFVSYEIINKKDPGASQKIKQKEVYEQHKELILNGEKIVLSTLGFDLNVHHPYKPLVEAIKKFKVAQNALAQVAWNFVNDGLRTSLCLQFKPHHIAAGAIFLAAKFLKVKLPSDGEKVWWQEFDVTPRQLEDVSNQMLELYEQNRVPASQGSEVESSVGGGSAQRPGSRNAVSTDEHVGSRQTSVRSTHEHSNSDNPGSSSKGVLNQNNDNGVGEAVNVSVDNKEVIERETKESSLHSESHTAAHKDSAREAPHNSRPLVQGPGKDNSEREGGELQDDGAVHKSRNVEAGDVPISQSPKDLKLLRDKVKAKREKAKKLLGERTRKKDLMDEDDLIERELEDVELAVEDEKTKERKVQSRPKVENSDTMGTEHGEILDVKGEVKHTEEGEMVNDVSPMMHSRKRKMGSPPEKQTEGKRRHNSENGEEGHNKTSRGSSHHGDREHRRHSQENNHS
- the LOC104724900 gene encoding haloacid dehalogenase-like hydrolase domain-containing protein At3g48420; translated protein: MIIINGDVFGMNQQNVVAMEIASCSILKLSCTTKTSLLSRYLSERSSHDTGRRNFLSFSNFPGKPQILGTCLRLQRYSSVCLSASREDVNPSEEFAVILEVDGVMIDTWSSNRQAFNVAFQKLGLDCANWPEPVYSDLLRKGAADEEKILLLYFNQIGWPSSLPTSEKASFVKSVLREKKNAMDEFLMSKSLPLKSGVQEFIDNASTERVPVAIVTAYCKSGDKVALSIVEMLGQERLPNVKVIGDNEVEQSMYGQLVLGKGVSSSLEEQLVKEVKKAASAEKQRIAEEVASMLKLSVDINTTSSERLEKIVVALRAAAEHIGLPVKNCILVAGSQPGVSAAKMIGMPCVVMRSSLTARGEFPSAKGVMDGFGGADLTIPKLRNKFKT